The following are from one region of the Oncorhynchus nerka isolate Pitt River linkage group LG8, Oner_Uvic_2.0, whole genome shotgun sequence genome:
- the LOC115132997 gene encoding src substrate cortactin-like: MWKSVVGHNVSLKVAEGDDWETDPDFENDVSEQEQRWGAKTIEGSGRKEHISVSELRQKVSQEHEVGKQKERAEAPKASYGYGGKFGVEKDRMDKGAVGHGYVAQVEQHSSQTDAKRGFGGKFGVQKDRVDKSAMGFEYKGEVEQHTSQKDYSKGFGGKYGVEKEKVDKAALGYDYKGETEKHQSQKDYSKGFGGKYGVEKEKVDKAALGYDYKGETEKHQSQKDYSKGFGGKFGVEKEKVDKAALGYDYKGETEKHESQKDYAKGFGGRHGVQTDRMDKSAVAFTDMESPTSAYEKTIPLEASSAGAGNLKARFENLARSSDEENRKRAEEERARRQAREKREQEEARRRQQEQNSREEEAEQHQPPPVEEQRPPPVEEQRPPPVPETNRKPQPPQLPTARAVPQIPRDEPELVEEEEEPDYDQPPCLPPRSSDLLEAEPPQEQTPSEPEQEDEGEYEDISPIPFFPEPVPALDNDYEDLTCGQTAVAIYDYQGEADDEISFNPDDVITNIEMVDEGWWKGHCHGRIGLFPATFVKMM; the protein is encoded by the exons ATGTGGAAGTCAGTGGTGGGACACAACGTGAGCTTAAAGGTTGCAGAGGGGGACGACTGGGAGACCGACCCTGACTTTGAG AATGATGTGTCAGAACAGGAACAGAGATGGGGGGCCAAGACCATTGAGGGGTCTGGTCGAAAAGAACACATCAG TGTATCAGAGCTGAGACAGAAGGTGTCCCAGGAGCATGAGGTGGGGAAGCAGAAGGAGCGAGCGGAGGCTCCCAAGGCCTCTTACGGTTACGGTGGGAAGTTCGGAGTGGAGAAAGACCGCATGGACAAG GGGGCAGTGGGGCATGGCTACGTGGCGCAGGTGGAGCAGCACTCATCCCAGACCGATGCAAAGAGAGGATTCGGGGGGAAATTTGGAGTGCAGAAAGACCGTGTGGATAAG tctgCCATGGGTTTTGAATACAAGGGAGAGGTGGAGCAGCATACATCTCAGAAAG ACTATTCAAAGGGTTTTGGAGGGAAGTatggggtggagaaggagaaagtGGACAAGGCTGCTTTAGGTTACGACTACAAGGGAGAGACCGAGAAACACCAGTCTCAGAAAG ACTATTCAAAGGGTTTTGGAGGTAAGTatggggtggagaaggagaaagtGGACAAGGCTGCCTTGGGATACGACTACAAGGGAGAGACCGAGAAGCACCAGTCTCAGAAAG ACTATTCCAAGGGTTTTGGGGGGAAGTttggggtggagaaggagaaagtGGACAAGGCTGCTTTAGGTTACGACTACAAGGGAGAGACCGAGAAGCATGAGTCACAGAAAG ACTATGCCAAGGGCTTTGGGGGACGCCATGGCGTCCAGACAGACCGCATGGATAAA AGTGCAGTGGCCTTCACAGACATGGAATCCCCTACCTCTGCCTATGAGAAGACAATACCATTGGAGGCAT CAAGTGCAGGGGCAGGCAACCTGAAGGCTCGCTTTGAGAACTTGGCTCGGTCATCAGACGAGGAGAACAGAAAGCgagcggaggaggagagagccaggagacaggctagagagaagagagagcaggaggaggcaCGACGCAGACAACAG GAACAGAACAGCAGGGAGGAGGAAGCAGAGCAGCATCAGCCTCCACCTGTTGAAGAGCAGAGACCTCCACCTGTTGAAGAGCAGAGACCTCCACCTGTTCCAGAGACCAACAGGAAGCCCCAACCACCACAGCTGCCCACTGCCAGGGCAGTGCCTCAGATACCAAGAGATGAACCTGAGCTAGTG gaggaagaggaggagccagACTATGACCAGCCCCCGTGCCTGCCCCCACGGTCAAGTGACCTGCTGGAGGCAGAGCCACCTCAGGAGCAGACCCCATCAGAACCAGagcaggaggatgagggagagtatGAGGATATCTCACCAATACCTTTCTTCCCAGAACCTGTTCCAG CTTTGGATAATGACTATGAGGACCTGACATGCGGTCAGACAGCAGTGGCCATTTATGACTACcagggag AGGCAGATGATGAGATCTCCTTCAACCCGGATGATGTCATCACCAACATAGAGATGGTGGACGAAGGCTGGTGGAAGGGACACTGTCACGGACGCATTGGACTTTTCCCTGCTACATTCGTGAAAATGATGTAG